TATGGTTTCCCACCAAAGCACTATATGTAAAAAGGATTCCAGCTGCTATACCTAAAgcaagagaagaatgaagaaattCATCAGCCACCATAAGGGTCACAGACACCTTTTCCTTTAGATCGTAGATGAGGGACAATGATACTAAATATTAGGCAATAAATTATCAATGTATGATCtctattgcagttttttttctttttcacaaggGAATTGAGGGATACGGTAAGTATGAAGAAATTGGTGATGATAGTAAGCAATCAGAATTGTGTTTCAGTTGGATGAAATGGCTTATCTAAGGAAAGCTGCCATCTGTCACTATGAGCTTCTTTGACATTCACCTTGCAGCCCTGCCTAGATCCACACAACCTTTCATCTGAAATCATCCCCATTGGGTCCTCTAAATACTAAGTGTGCTTGCTGTGGCTACATTTATTCCTATGGGGAGAGCCATTACCACAGCCATTACCACAGGCCCCATGGGAATGGAGAtagctgaaaaaatgaaaaatgagagTATTGAATTGGTGAGCTGCACCTATTGGTGTGGGGGCATGCCTTAAAGCACAACTTGTACCAAGGACCAAGGGAGGCATGTACAAAAGTTGTGCAAAGCCAAGCAAGAACAGGGTGATGGTGCTTAAGTTTATGGCTAAAGGCCAAATAAATACTTTACATGCAAAGTAGTAGAAAGTAGTAATAAGTAGTAAAAAAAGATGTTCCttgtttatggcaaaaaaaaaaaaaagatcttagaAAGTCCTAGGTATTTGCAACAAACCTATGGTAGCAGCAATTCCCAGCCTCAAGGTCTGGAATTTCTGgactgtggtggccaatccatgtgtaaaaatgatgtctcatgctctcAGAACCACTCAAATTTTACAATTTGAGCTTACTGAACTCTAACATCGTCATCATAGAATATGtatgtgccatcagggaagaaaaaaattcatTGATGGAAAACTAGGTCATTCTGTATATCCAGGGAGTCAGCTGAGATCATTTTGTGAGCCCATAACGTTGGCAAAATTGACCTGACTAACTAAAGTCAGACTTGACCcaagaccataacactgccccccacaggcaccccatatcataacactgctcccacagacaccccagatcataacactgcccccacaggcaccccagataataacacttcccccacaaacaccccagatcataacactgcacccacagacaCCCAAGATCATACCATTGCTCCCACAGACACGCCAGATCATACCattgctcccacagacaccccagatcataatactgctcCCACAgacaacccagatcataacattgctcccacagacaccccagatcataacactgtccccacaggcaccccatatcataacattgctcccacagacaccccagatcattgctcccacagacaccccagatcataacactgcccccacaggcaccccagataatatcACTGCCCCCATaaacaccccagatcataacattgctcccacagacaccctagatcataacattgctcccacagacaccccagatcataacattgctcccacagataccccagatcataacactgccccacagacaccctagatcataacactgtcccacaggcacccccagatcataacactgccacatttttacagacataAGTGATACTGACATTAAACAATCTATCCAAATGCAAGAGCATAGGTTAATACAGCTCtcttcaatgaaaaaatatttgttatgtagttaaaataaattattagattaaaaaacattacaataaagaTAATATAGTGTTTTAATATATTGTCATATCTCAATTCATAAACAGTAAAGAGTAATCACAATATCTATAGTTCTTCAGCAGGCTCCGGTTTGCCTTGTATGAGATGTTTCTTCTGAGGTCCCTGTAGGATAAGAGGAATATATTAAATGTTGCtgtgaaaactttaaagaacaatAACCCCAGAACGATTCAGAATCTGCTAGCTTTAGAAGCTAATATTAGATCTGCAGTGGATGCCCCATGTAGTATTccgaaaactttttttaaaaccagggACAAATTATAAAATGGGCAGAAAAACTGTGGGAAagcaaaaaatgtacctgttttggTGTATTCAAAGTAAactgtttatttagcaaataaGGAAAATTCAACATCATGATAAATAGGGTTTAAGGTTTTCAATAAATGAGAGATCATCCTTACATACGTCCAGAAAGGAATGAGCATTTGCAGGAAGCTCAATTCCCTTAGATTGAGGTAATAGTGTAACATTGCTACTCAGGGATAGGTATGGGTGCTGATATACACTTGTATACTCTCCCAGTCAGTACAGAAATATCAGCTTAGGGATTCTGTTATCACAGGGAGCAGATATCTCTATCCCCTCTCCATTTTATACTCCAGTGATATATATACCGCGAcctatatcattttaaaaaccaGGCCAAGGTATATAGCCAAGCAAGCCCAATGCTCAATGGAGCAGCTGATGTCCATGATCAGAACAGGAAACCCAGCACCACATGCAAACCTGCTCATTTGGGCCcaatgtaataaagctctccaaggctggaaaggatacactttcatcagtgaatcatggtgatccagcaaacctggaatggaattcttcaaagtcatttacttattgctagcaaatgttttgaatcctggaccagatccatttcaggttttttggatcacccagcttcactgatgaaaatgtatcctattgAGTCTGCAGCACAAAAAATCTAGATACCCCATCTCTGCTCAGAGATCTAAAACATATCCTGGAATAGGTAAATCACAAATTCATAGAACCCTGAAACAAACAGTACTTGATGTCTATGTATTTGTTACCCCAGCTGCGAACATACCATGAAAGCTCTCTTCTCCTGGTCTGTTTGGAAGCAACCGTGGCCAAACTTCGATGTAGTATCAATGAATTTCAACTCGATGGGCTCCAAGGAACGACGACTGGTGTGGACCAATAGAGACTGTCGCAAAGAAATATAAAGGGTTATATTACATATAAGCTGTCATGCATTCCTATATACTTGTAAAGTGGACTtgtcaataatttttttcattgtaatgaGAAGGGCACATTACCATTACCATCACCACATTAGGGAGCATTACCATACCGAATGAATATTTTAggtaaagccagaaaaaaaacaagaatctttttattcctaaatatacCTCCCCTATGTTGCTCCCAAGCTATGAAGCTCATGTGAGCCCATGCAGCCAAAATCTCATGTTCTCTAGATTTCAGGACCTTACATAGTAAGTTCCTTACATCAGATAGTGAGGGAGGCcattatattataacaaaataccaaaaacagcAGGGCACTACTAAAAAGGAGAACTTCAATGTGAGCACATATACAaagatgtatatatacatatatagactaACTCTATTTACATATATAGGTGCAACTAAACTTAAGCAAGGTTTGGGAAACCTCAACACACATTGCTATGATCAGGTATGCACTACAGGGTTAAAAGTTTGTGGAATCCTCAATATTGCACCCATACAATCCTTTTGGTCATCTATTCCAGAACCATGGGCTTTTAGAAAAGGTTGATCACCTGTCCCTGGGTGTAACAACATTCACTGTCTTTGGAAGACTTTATACAAGATCTTGGAGGGTGTCAATGAGAATTTGTGCCCAGTGAGCCAATacaacatttgtgaggtcagatagTGATTTTGGATGAGAGAACACAATTGTTATTCCAATTCATCCTAAAGGTGTTCAGAAGGGTTGAGCGCAGGACTCTGAGTGGGCCATTCCAGGTTCTTCCACACCAAACCTAAACCATATGTTTTTGTAGATGGCCTTCACCAACCTGTTCACCATTGGGTATAACATGCATATATAGAATGgtcattttcacatttacatatttaaaacaaataaataaaaatgtaaatatatagtaatgTAACTATGACATTCATAGAAGCATAACTCACCTTCCTAAGGGTAAGCACTCTCTTCTTGCTCCCCACTACACAACCTTTAAGCATGATATAATCATTATTGACTGGGCCGTAGTGTGGAAAACCTCCCTAGAGAAAAAAGTGGGAAGTAAGTTACAGGTTATAAGTGTCTACATTATTCACTTTAGGTGGGGGCAGCCATTTTATCCTGTGGGTTGGCTCCAAATGTGTGATAATGCAGCTTAAAAACCACAAAGAGCATATTGTTACACAATGTTATAATGCATGAATTAAAATTTAAAGGCAGTTCGAATGGACAAACCTATTGCTAATTGCAGATGGTGGtggtttatgtttgtttgttttaaaaactcaTGAGGGCAGGAATATGAGAGATGCACTGACGACTCGTTCATAAAGGGCGAATGCTTCAGAACCAACATTCTCATTCTGGCTTTATCATTTAGTGAGCCACTGGCCCTGTTCTTGTTACAGCAGGAAAAGAAATGGAGTGGTTAACAGAAAGAACTGAGGGGAAATCTTAGCCTATGGAACTGGTTCCCCAACTGGAAGATTCCAGTAGCAGCTATAAAACTTTGCATTTCCCCAGGTTCCTTTCTTGCCCCAAGCAAGCAAGATTTAGGTGCCCCAAGCAAAACACCTTCAATGTTCACCACAAGTTGCCATCCATGGAAAAGGCGAACATACAGGACATTTACCAAATTATGAACTTAGGTTGGACCTGATGGTGTTTCTTCCCATTGAAAATGTTTCAGAAGAAAACAAAGGATAAGGTATGGGCAACACTGAAACTGAATTTTGCAGTGGTTACCATTGAATTGGTTGGGCCATGATTAATGATGAGCTGACAGCAAGAAATTTAGGACACGATACCttcatttgtgaaaaaaagagtTCATTATATTAGGGGGATTAGCCAGAATGAAGTTAGCGAAACTTAGAATGGAGAGGGTTACCTCCCTGCCTGCTCACCATTCCCGGGCAGTAAGTTGGCGTTGCTGCATGCAGGGTATTACCCTTAGGATAAAAGGTTGCAGAAATCACCTCTGTCTCTGCCAGTCTCCTGTCTGCAGGTACCAAATTCAACAGAGGCAGCCTCCATCCATAGAGCCCcctacaaaaaatgtatgtccaAAATTTCTATCACGTTCTGTTTCACAATCAAATGGAAAATGAAAGGAATGGGCTTTACAGAAAGTgatttcatcaaaaaaaaaaaatttctgactTTTTGAAAATCATTGACGTAAATAAGTTCAGGAAAATCTAAAAAGAACAGAAGATGCCGGATTTGTCATATGACCACTTGTATTGGGTTTGCAGCACGTACCAATGGTGTAATGGACTTGTCTGTGAGGTCGTACTGCGTTGCTGCATTGTTCTTCACCACTTTTCCATCCTGCAGATGTATTCCCCGGCCAATGCGATAAATCTATGGAGAGAAAAGCAAGATGcaattttttacaactttttactGCATATAATCTGTGCTGGTTTCTAGAAAGACCTTTAGTGTAAAGTTCCTGGTGCTGACATAACAGCATCTGTTAGTGCAATGAAAATCACAGCACATCAGTGGCAATGCTAATGGCTACTTGAAAATTCCGCCCCatgtaatatgattttatatattattattaaacaggatttatatagcaccaacatactaggCAGCATTGAATATACCATAATGACTTGAAAATTTTGATAGTTGATCTTATGTTCAGCTTGCCAatgcaaaaatgcattaaataatatCAATTCTAGTCATACTACAAGGGGATTTAGGTAATTTactgaaatttgaaaaaaagaaagcaaaagcagaagtggggaagaacaaaaaaaagaaagtgtaaagaagaggagaaaaacaaTTGAGGATGTGGGAGGTTTGACAGTAGATGAGAGAGGAGGGCAAGGAAAAGAGAAAGGAGGTgatgaaaaatgaaaagtgaTGAGAGGAGAGGAGAAAATAGGAGATAGGAGAAATGGAGGATAAAGCATAGGGAAGTAGAATTGTGGAAAAAAGAAGGGTAAAGGGGAGGAGAGGAGAAAAAAGTAGAGAGGAGAAAATCAAAGTgaaagaggagaaaagagaagaagaatgaaaatgaaagcaaaaaaaaaaagagagaagagaggacaAAGGAGAGATgagagaaaaaaagtgtaaagagatgaaagaatactaaaaaaaacaaaaaaaaacaaaaaaggtgtggGAAGGAGACAGATGTGAGGTTAAAGGAGTAAATGAAAAGATGAGaagaaaagataaatatgaagggaaagagaggagaaaagagaaagaaagaacaaaagaaagaaagaaagagagagagagagagaaagaaagaaagaaagaaagaaagaaagaaagaaagaaagaaagaaagaaagaaagagaaaaagagtgagagaaagaaaaaaataaagaaagaaagaaagaaagaaagaaagaaagaaagagaaagaaagaaaaagaaagaaagtaagatTTGGTGATATGGTGGTTAgacaaagagagaaaagagaCAGAGATTTCTGTTACCTTCTTGTTGATCTCTGTACGGTGGTGATATCCCTTTTGCCCAGCTCGGGCTATGGTATATGCCACTCTAGCTGGATGCCAGGCACCAATACAAGCCACCTTGCGAAGCCCCTTGTGAGTTTTACGAGGTAACTTCTTGGTGTCCCAGCGTGATGTTACACCTGTCACAACAGGAGCATACAAAGGCTTTACTGCTTGTACCTCTGAGGGAAGGTTGCCAGTTATGcctaaaataccttttcaaaTTCTCTAAATCAGTAATCAGGTCCACCTAGGACATCCAATATTGGGTTTTACCAATTaactaataaatacaattataagaAAGCTACATTAAGTGCCCCTAAAAAGGTATTGCTATGTCTGGTTTTTCAATTTTTGCTGCATTCTTACCTTTCATTCCTTTTCCTTTGGTGACTCCAATAACATCAATCATTTCATCGTGAGCAAAAACAGTGGTCACTGGGACCTGCTTTTCCAGCTTCTCATGTGCCCAGTCCACCTTCTGAGCCACAGTGCCACCATTCACCTGGATCTCCATCACATGGGCCTTCTTCTGTCGCATTGGGAGAAGCTTCATCTGCATGGAACAGATAGAGAGGTCACTGACAGGACAGAAGGTCATAAAACTCCTCAGCTTACCATACAAGTTTAAAGAACCCAAGGTAGTCAGATCCATCCAATTTTCACATGGTCTTCTGGAAGAAACTTGTTCACGTATTCTTACGCATTCTGCTACATTCATTCCTTCTTTACGTTGCAACAGTCAGTCCACAATGGGCTGAGCAGCAGAAAATTCAGGGGCTGGTGTTCACAGAATGCCAACTTACAGGCCATACAGTGATCAAAACCAGTGGGTATTCTCAACCATGGCCATGGCTGGACCACCAGCGTTCATTTTACTGGTAAGCTTCCACAGAGGCTTCTAAAATCTTATTCTACGAATACCAAGAGGTCATGCTGACCCTCTTGTTccaatacattttatcattattgtgtaataaatatgCAGCTAAAGgcttcttatatttttatttgttttaggtcagtgaaAATATCACTTTTAGAAGAAGGTCAACAATGGTGGCCCCATATTTCACTTAGGAAGGACTTAATATCATGACAAATTAATGAACTTACACAATTGTCTGCTCCTTTTGTGGAATATActtactttataatttttttcttgcctcATTGGTCACCTGGTAGAACGAGCCCCTTTATACTCCAAGTCTGCCTATGGAAAAACTAAAGTCCTCCTCTATATCACGGCACTCAGGTAAGGCCACTTACATGACCAATGTTGTAACATAGAAGGATAGAAGGTAAAGCAGAAAGTCATTTTCTTTCCTATACCCAGAAGTGTGGGGTATTTTGCTTCAATGAACACATAAGTAGGGGGATCAGGCAATTTACCCCTGAATGGGCAAAGTACAAGGTCACTTCAAGACCGGCTTcaatcaataattttattgtggCAGAGCGGTGAAGGGTTAGGACCTAATTATCAGTTAGCACAGATGTCCCCCTGTCCTAATGACAATACCTCCCCATAAACATAAGTTAGTTTTCACGGCAGCAAAGATTTGTGAAATTTCATGGTGTCCATCATTCTCTAGTGTCCCGCACCTGAGTGTGAACAATGACCCGGATAACCTTGCAGTATTTCTTCATGGCTGCAAAGTCTTTTTTCAGCTGCTTTTTGCCCTCCTCGTCCTGCCATTTCTTGCAGTACTTGGTAAAGGCCTTCTTCTTACTCTTATACCTGTAAGAAAGAGGCGGCTGAATGTAAAAATGCACTCGTATGAGATTATTAGTTACGTGACACCTGTATCTCTGACATTATATACAGCATAGTCACTGCTTCAaagatatgaaagaaaaaaaccctAATGTGTGAAAATAATAGTGGAGGttgaaaaaaggaaaggtttagTGTCATATAACACTTTGTagttacattatattaaaagCCGAATTTATTGTCATTTGGAGCTAAAATAAAATTCACTCCTGCACCTCTCAGGGTTGACCATTTGCTATCTGCACTCCAAGTATTTAATTTGAAAGAGGGACACCAAGTTTGGAGCTTTGCTACTTCCTAGTCTGCTAGAATGACCAAAGTCTATTGCTGTGGCCCTCCAGCAACTTTACTTATTGTACCTGAAAAACATCCATACTTGTCATACATCTACTATAATACAAATACTAAATATGTATGTTTCATAATTCTGGTCAACCAGCCTTGTGATTTACAGGACAGCCAAAAAAGATCAGTCTAATATTCCCCAATTCTGTTTACAGCCACCAAACCCACATCCaggttttggaaaaataaaaagattagatGCCCATGTGCAGACAATGTCAATGAGTATAATATCTAAATGCAAGAAGTTGCCACAAAGTAACACTTTGGTCAGAATCCACAAAAAGGAAACTGCACCATATAATTTGTTGAGTGTCCAAAAAATGTTAACCTTCTTATATGATCCAAGCCAACACGTTTCAGAGGTTTTCAATTCCCCCCTTCACGGCTTTAGTAGATGAtgaaagaaataaagcaaaaggAGTCCTAATTGTTACAAATAGCTTATGTAACCTTgtttacaatattctttttttaactaataaaggTCATCTTGCTTCATCAACTACAAATGAAGGGGCAATGGAAAGCTCTCTGTTTACAATAATTTGTTTCTAACCATCAAAAGTCCACTTGACTTACCTTGTTCATCCACTTCCAAAGCCCCAATGAAGGAGGCAATTGAAAGTCCCTGAAACATgttccaatataaaataatgggaaattattatttttggacaCCCACCAAATGCTATGGCACCAACCTTCTGATTTTTGTGGTTGTTTTGCCTTGTGGCACAGTATGTAAATCACAAGAATAGTTATAAAGAATTACagattctttggcaggtaaaataataattaactaaTTCCACATATAAAGGTCTCACCAGTTCTTGTAGAAGCGTCTTCTGCATTCATCACTAATGTGCTCTGCAAATATGGTCTTCAAACTTCGCAATCCTCGAGGGGTCTCAA
The Pyxicephalus adspersus chromosome 7, UCB_Pads_2.0, whole genome shotgun sequence genome window above contains:
- the RPL3L gene encoding ribosomal protein uL3-like, which gives rise to MSHRKFSAPRHGHLGFLPHKRSKRHRGKVKTWPKDDPTKPVHLTAFLGYKAGMTHTLREIHRPGLKISKREEVEAGTIIETPPMVVVGIVGYVETPRGLRSLKTIFAEHISDECRRRFYKNWYKSKKKAFTKYCKKWQDEEGKKQLKKDFAAMKKYCKVIRVIVHTQMKLLPMRQKKAHVMEIQVNGGTVAQKVDWAHEKLEKQVPVTTVFAHDEMIDVIGVTKGKGMKGVTSRWDTKKLPRKTHKGLRKVACIGAWHPARVAYTIARAGQKGYHHRTEINKKIYRIGRGIHLQDGKVVKNNAATQYDLTDKSITPLGGFPHYGPVNNDYIMLKGCVVGSKKRVLTLRKSLLVHTSRRSLEPIELKFIDTTSKFGHGCFQTDQEKRAFMGPQKKHLIQGKPEPAEEL